A single window of Vibrio stylophorae DNA harbors:
- a CDS encoding 4-phosphoerythronate dehydrogenase: MKRILVDEAMPYARELFVHFGEVVAMPGRSLTADDLVDIDALMVRSITKVNQALLAKANRLAFVGTATAGMDHIDQALLAKRGIAFTAAPGCNKVGVAEYVLSALQVLAMEQDFTLSDRVVGIVGAGQVGSYLSQCLDALNIHHLLCDPLKAAEGDSREFHSLDTLIERCDVLTLHTPVTYDGEHATHHLIDEMQLNAMKPGSILINAARGPVVNNAALKSRLQQGSITAVLDTFEFEPEVDPELVALLHFATPHIAGYGLEGKARGTTMVYNAYSAFLGEESRVEAASLLPQAPISSVQLTTVCDQALLRHLTQIIYDIRRDDSEFRLSVNSPESFDAMRKYYWDRREYSALTVQTNDVVDGQRLAQLGFRVITQ; encoded by the coding sequence ATGAAGCGTATTTTAGTCGATGAGGCAATGCCTTACGCGCGCGAACTCTTTGTGCACTTTGGTGAAGTGGTTGCGATGCCGGGACGCAGCTTGACTGCGGATGATTTGGTGGATATTGATGCCTTGATGGTGCGATCCATTACCAAAGTGAATCAAGCGCTGTTAGCAAAAGCCAATCGGCTGGCCTTCGTTGGCACCGCTACTGCGGGTATGGATCATATTGATCAAGCGCTACTTGCCAAGCGTGGCATCGCCTTTACTGCCGCGCCTGGCTGTAACAAAGTAGGGGTGGCTGAATATGTACTGAGCGCGCTGCAAGTGCTGGCGATGGAACAAGACTTTACGCTCAGTGATCGCGTGGTTGGCATTGTGGGTGCCGGTCAAGTGGGGAGTTATTTAAGCCAATGTTTAGATGCGCTGAATATTCACCATTTGCTTTGTGATCCACTCAAAGCTGCTGAAGGTGACTCCCGCGAATTTCACTCGTTGGATACCTTGATTGAGCGCTGTGATGTGCTGACCTTACACACGCCTGTGACCTATGACGGCGAACATGCGACCCATCATCTGATAGATGAGATGCAGCTCAATGCGATGAAGCCTGGCTCGATTTTAATTAATGCTGCGCGCGGTCCTGTGGTCAATAACGCTGCGCTCAAAAGCCGTTTGCAACAAGGGTCGATCACTGCCGTGCTCGATACCTTTGAGTTTGAACCGGAAGTTGATCCTGAGTTGGTCGCACTGCTGCACTTTGCGACGCCACATATCGCTGGCTATGGTTTGGAAGGCAAGGCGCGCGGCACCACCATGGTTTATAACGCATATAGCGCGTTTTTAGGTGAAGAATCACGGGTTGAAGCTGCGAGCTTATTGCCGCAAGCACCCATCTCTTCGGTGCAATTGACCACAGTTTGCGATCAAGCATTACTGCGTCATTTGACCCAAATTATTTATGATATTCGCCGCGATGACAGTGAATTTCGTTTAAGCGTCAATAGTCCTGAGAGCTTTGATGCGATGCGTAAATATTATTGGGATCGCCGCGAATATAGCGCGTTAACCGTGCAAACGAACGATGTCGTGGATGGACAGCGATTGGCCCAATTGGGTTTTCGTGTCATCACACAATAA
- the fabB gene encoding beta-ketoacyl-ACP synthase I, whose protein sequence is MKRVVITGMGIISSIGNNVEEVKASLKAGKSGISRSEQFAEQGLRSQVWGDLKINPADHIDRKQMRFMGDAAAYAFLSMEQAIADANLTEEQVSNERTGLVAGSGGASSLNQAVAVDTLRERGVKRIGPYMVPRTMSSTVSACLATPFKIKGVNYTMSSACATSAHCIGHAAELIQLGKQDVVFAGGGEELHWTLTMMFDAMGALSTKYNDTPELASRTYDADRDGFVISGGGGMLVLEELEHALARGAKIYAEVVGYGATSDGYDMVAPSGEGAVRCMKMAMKDLDAPIDYVNTHGTSTPVGDVKELAAIQELFGQNSPAISATKAMTGHALGAAGVHEAIYSLLMLDNDFIAPSINIENLDEAAHGLDIVTEMREQALTTVMSNSFGFGGTNATLVMKKYQG, encoded by the coding sequence ATGAAACGAGTTGTCATCACCGGTATGGGGATTATCTCAAGTATCGGCAACAATGTAGAAGAAGTGAAGGCTTCTTTGAAAGCAGGTAAATCTGGGATTTCTCGCTCTGAGCAGTTTGCTGAGCAGGGTCTTCGTAGCCAAGTGTGGGGCGATCTAAAAATTAACCCAGCTGACCATATCGATCGTAAACAAATGCGCTTTATGGGTGATGCTGCGGCTTACGCCTTCCTATCAATGGAACAAGCGATTGCAGACGCCAACCTAACTGAAGAGCAAGTCTCAAATGAGCGCACTGGTCTTGTGGCTGGTTCTGGCGGCGCATCTTCACTAAACCAAGCGGTTGCAGTGGATACGCTTCGCGAGCGCGGCGTGAAACGCATCGGTCCTTACATGGTGCCACGTACCATGTCTTCAACAGTTTCAGCCTGTTTGGCGACTCCATTTAAAATTAAAGGCGTGAACTACACTATGAGTTCTGCCTGTGCGACTTCTGCGCACTGTATCGGCCACGCGGCTGAATTGATCCAACTTGGCAAACAAGATGTTGTGTTCGCAGGTGGCGGTGAAGAGCTGCACTGGACACTGACGATGATGTTTGATGCCATGGGCGCATTGTCAACCAAATACAATGACACACCAGAGCTTGCATCACGCACCTATGATGCAGACCGCGATGGTTTCGTAATCTCTGGTGGCGGCGGTATGTTGGTACTAGAAGAGCTTGAGCACGCTTTGGCGCGCGGCGCGAAAATCTACGCAGAAGTTGTTGGCTACGGCGCAACTTCAGATGGTTACGACATGGTTGCACCATCAGGTGAAGGTGCGGTTCGTTGTATGAAGATGGCGATGAAAGATCTGGATGCGCCAATTGATTACGTGAACACCCACGGCACATCAACCCCTGTGGGCGATGTGAAAGAGCTTGCGGCAATCCAAGAGCTATTTGGTCAAAACAGCCCAGCGATTTCAGCAACCAAAGCGATGACAGGTCACGCATTGGGCGCGGCGGGTGTACATGAAGCAATCTACTCACTGTTGATGCTCGACAATGACTTTATTGCACCAAGCATCAACATTGAAAACCTTGATGAAGCAGCCCACGGGTTGGATATCGTTACCGAGATGCGCGAGCAAGCATTGACCACTGTGATGTCAAACAGCTTTGGCTTCGGTGGTACCAATGCCACATTGGTGATGAAGAAATACCAAGGTTAA
- a CDS encoding aspartate-semialdehyde dehydrogenase, with product MSQTVNVAILGATGLVGEAMVERLAERDFPLGELFLLASERSAGEAVKYKNKRIIVQDVAEFDWSQVQIALFSAGSDVSQYWAPIAADHGVVVIDNTSAFRQEPDVPLVVPEVNPEAIADFRNRNIIANPNCSTIQMLVALKPIYDAVGIARINVATYQSVSGSGKKGVDELAGQTARLLNGMPAENNVYSKQIAFNCLPQIDDMLDNGYTREEMKMVLETQKIFADDSIAVNPTCVRVPVFYGHAEALHIETMQPISAEEARLLLERAAGVEVFDEMDFPTQVENALGSDAVMVSRIRQDISHPCGLNMWVVADNVRKGAATNAVQIAELLVSDYL from the coding sequence ATGAGCCAAACAGTTAATGTGGCAATTTTAGGGGCGACCGGCCTAGTCGGTGAAGCCATGGTTGAACGCCTTGCTGAGCGTGATTTTCCGCTGGGTGAGCTTTTCCTACTGGCCAGTGAGCGCAGTGCAGGCGAAGCCGTTAAGTATAAGAACAAGCGTATTATCGTTCAGGACGTTGCTGAATTTGATTGGAGCCAAGTGCAGATTGCATTGTTCTCTGCCGGTAGCGATGTTTCACAATATTGGGCGCCAATTGCAGCAGACCATGGCGTGGTGGTGATTGATAACACCTCGGCGTTCCGCCAAGAGCCTGATGTTCCTTTGGTGGTGCCAGAAGTGAACCCCGAAGCGATTGCTGATTTTCGTAACCGTAATATTATCGCCAACCCAAATTGCTCCACCATCCAAATGCTGGTGGCTTTGAAGCCGATTTATGATGCGGTGGGTATTGCACGCATTAACGTTGCAACCTACCAGTCGGTGTCTGGCTCTGGTAAGAAAGGGGTGGATGAGCTAGCAGGTCAAACGGCACGTTTGCTCAACGGTATGCCTGCTGAAAACAATGTTTACAGCAAGCAGATCGCCTTTAACTGTTTACCGCAAATTGATGACATGCTCGACAACGGCTATACCCGTGAAGAGATGAAAATGGTGCTAGAAACACAAAAGATCTTTGCCGATGACAGTATTGCGGTAAACCCGACTTGTGTGCGTGTTCCTGTCTTTTATGGCCATGCTGAAGCACTCCATATTGAAACCATGCAGCCAATCAGTGCAGAAGAAGCGCGTTTATTGCTTGAGCGTGCAGCTGGCGTTGAAGTCTTTGATGAAATGGATTTTCCAACCCAAGTTGAAAATGCATTGGGTAGCGATGCAGTGATGGTTTCACGTATTCGCCAAGATATCAGTCATCCATGTGGTCTCAACATGTGGGTTGTCGCTGATAATGTGCGCAAAGGCGCCGCCACCAACGCGGTACAAATTGCTGAATTATTGGTCTCTGACTACCTCTAA
- a CDS encoding FimV/HubP family polar landmark protein: protein MPYCNSTLSQRLRRIFIAALCITPLAISSVSFANTIQLKGPNGETLKQSQVSPAHEAQNKLYGPTSGNETLWSIAKKARPNNSVSVHQTLHAIFLLNPSAFDDDNIHKLKSGQMLRLPTAAYAKQWSTQDALDRMAADKRRLSHAHTAPVATSPAKPAPVRQPKPVTEAAKPAKVEKPKTPVVQTGTLKPEQEFTEQAPTASEFAPKKPQAFQQDLKITDAELEQMQENSKLLRLRLSEMQQEINSLQSQLQDSEQVNTEVKRALAEWQAQQNQPQQSIWQQIMNDPMLLAIFGSVPGILLSIIVALLLTRRSNKSETKANASANAPEMSMAAPAMAAAAGAGAAAVAAEPDSLAMNLDDDSMPELNLDDHDDLALFTEDDLNREDGLIEPPMLDLEDDGELDLLSDGDDELNLLEDNLLDDDVLSDSLDQPNLSPNDDGNALGLQDMERAIDKLSEEADQQDDALAAAWEQSLREQSDAESQPAASSADEDDFDLSITDSKDTGFQGIDQSALDDLLSGMEMDEPEAEALPSQPAAAQQNVETPMLAAAMALLADDDDDFAPAPTADMAMANVASELLDDDTAASQLFDMMEGASEQDLNDSVHERKQVSIGDLVDENGNPSDDFDLTDDSDLLLDELVDQADPLLNSTDAPELIEDSVSLLDELVADEDDGALLSDPSLQLEDDALLNELFDDEEMPSDEPFLALDEEAHDPADPLDNLLAFADDADEIADAPQAEAEIEVNDVMPSLSDHLSFADEHANDVLAHDVESETLSQAQELASTEPAETFAAHDFGFVDDVDQASDLDVLTSEESASEALVPEDSSSSSEMVNEIALLDDDAADFAAVGQADDDQVDVLDALDLNQDVAADSDALTAQPEPLVHELSLADDMADDIAFDDLDGFAEPTTDLAAALTADESRPEAMSEQASDDILDTLSLDANDSDDVLSLFDENDDTDLLFDGEQSADDILAALDQDAQQVDDAAFEALLDNAGPLDLSSPQQHEAHAELDDLLADAGPLDLSTPMEHDMDPLAELTAKSSQTPAVPADGLDQPLAESSAMALSPEARLEQSSQANFAEPPAPEFLSSDVEDADSAFNAPAESESVSDAVAKAHEDHEPRVAGIQEQDLPAENVTTDSIAATDDIATDAVAAADDSDDEVLDLSQFAFDEEDALSDEELAPWEGADDADMDNSIDISGSAQSLANLDQQMAQMAADLNEQSPSMASAEQDNLSQPAADPFAFDFSDATYELSDLPEFSEDDALVAALEEQQELDENHEQMLPPINRVDEQLTEDMLNTAGLDMGALLSDPSSGHEAAAPSTTPSVDSEVVDDMDNSLMRDLAMLDSDDDDDYFSPSAIEDDELDSDALMDWSEAQGEPLNLAPELHFDEDERAAELDAFADAFASHDDGDSSELDAFESFDATGDSELDAFADFNQSDESEIDALVGTDDSSDNELDALLGDSAEAGDDFSAELDALESNMAPQYSEENAAPASTLRDLNTPLEFDQDNGLIEAEDEPQTTASVSSDHLDLADHDASVDELAEPEVESAMVDSSHLALNDHGALVENLETDEAMPSAVDSSHLNLSDVHELTADEAPEEVMISPVDSSHLALDSHQSDIEQLEDTGRDTPQVFQSQPDFDESFDFDELARQDDLAAMTDLSAMADMGVDSLMDDDLSADLARMAAQEQGEPDAVEMMNDLSSLVSDSPNLVDDELAQFAQGLADENDHGFELGLDDSGELDDILAQLGSVDAEEAPEFDHGIAELSREDFDAAPLSADDADLVATIDDLQPTANAQISHELDDLSDLSDFSVDEDNVVLLHSASTDNEVVIGLNPEEQAMEDMLNDLAGDEFSDEIAESSGLGGASLSDDLDSIANDLDGAQHVHSPIDSLFDESGNESVSELDDFLASAGPTESDAGDDPFAEFENAGGDLSSLDSMLEGDEALAWQTASTPEPELEAEDWSQQPNVQDSDIDAFDPDLMDEDSFGGSSELLSNEATPESNLNIDALLHEEHSQAMSSSAQDNASFDDVFHHVNAMGHGDDATAKLDMARAYLDMNDMEAAESLLQEVISDGDLASIQEAKQLMKTLS from the coding sequence GTGCCATATTGCAACTCGACTCTTTCGCAGCGTCTGCGACGCATTTTTATTGCTGCTCTGTGTATCACACCGCTGGCAATCTCTTCCGTGTCTTTCGCAAATACGATTCAGCTCAAAGGTCCAAACGGTGAAACTTTAAAACAATCGCAAGTTTCGCCTGCACATGAAGCGCAAAATAAGCTTTATGGTCCCACTTCTGGCAATGAAACCCTTTGGTCGATTGCAAAAAAAGCGCGCCCAAATAATTCAGTGTCAGTACATCAGACATTGCACGCGATCTTTTTGCTCAATCCATCGGCATTTGATGACGACAATATTCATAAATTGAAATCAGGCCAAATGCTTCGCCTGCCAACAGCAGCCTATGCCAAGCAGTGGAGCACCCAAGATGCCCTTGATCGTATGGCAGCAGACAAGCGTCGACTCAGCCATGCGCATACAGCGCCCGTTGCGACCAGTCCGGCAAAGCCTGCGCCCGTGCGTCAACCAAAGCCTGTGACTGAAGCGGCGAAACCCGCCAAGGTCGAGAAACCTAAAACACCTGTGGTGCAAACAGGTACGCTCAAGCCAGAACAAGAATTTACCGAGCAAGCCCCTACGGCTTCAGAGTTTGCACCGAAAAAACCACAAGCATTTCAGCAAGATCTCAAAATTACCGATGCTGAGCTTGAACAAATGCAGGAAAACAGCAAGTTGCTTCGCCTGCGTTTAAGCGAAATGCAACAAGAGATCAATTCGCTACAAAGCCAGCTTCAAGACTCAGAACAAGTGAATACGGAAGTCAAACGTGCACTCGCTGAGTGGCAAGCACAGCAAAATCAGCCACAGCAATCCATTTGGCAGCAAATTATGAATGATCCGATGTTGCTGGCCATCTTTGGCTCAGTTCCGGGTATTTTGCTGAGCATTATTGTGGCGCTGCTTCTGACTCGTCGTTCCAATAAATCTGAAACCAAAGCCAATGCGAGTGCTAATGCACCAGAGATGAGCATGGCTGCGCCTGCAATGGCCGCAGCGGCAGGTGCAGGTGCCGCTGCTGTTGCAGCTGAGCCTGATAGTTTAGCGATGAATCTTGATGACGATTCAATGCCAGAGCTGAACTTGGATGATCACGATGATTTGGCGCTCTTTACTGAGGATGACCTCAACCGCGAAGATGGCCTAATTGAGCCGCCAATGCTTGATTTGGAAGATGACGGCGAGCTGGACTTACTCAGCGATGGCGATGATGAGCTTAACTTGCTCGAAGACAATTTACTTGATGACGATGTGCTCAGCGACTCGCTGGATCAGCCAAATCTATCGCCAAACGATGATGGCAATGCGCTGGGTCTGCAAGATATGGAGCGCGCCATTGATAAGCTGAGCGAAGAAGCTGATCAGCAAGATGATGCGCTTGCAGCCGCGTGGGAACAAAGCTTACGGGAGCAATCTGACGCCGAATCTCAGCCTGCTGCGAGCAGTGCTGATGAAGATGATTTCGACCTTTCCATTACCGATAGCAAAGACACTGGCTTCCAGGGCATTGATCAATCAGCGCTGGACGATTTGCTCAGTGGTATGGAGATGGATGAGCCAGAAGCAGAAGCATTGCCTTCGCAGCCAGCTGCGGCTCAACAAAATGTAGAGACGCCAATGTTGGCGGCCGCCATGGCGCTACTTGCTGATGACGATGATGATTTTGCACCTGCACCAACGGCCGATATGGCCATGGCCAATGTCGCCAGTGAGCTATTGGATGACGACACCGCAGCTAGCCAACTATTTGACATGATGGAAGGCGCTTCAGAGCAAGATCTCAATGATTCTGTTCATGAGCGCAAGCAAGTCAGTATTGGTGATTTAGTCGATGAAAATGGTAATCCAAGTGATGATTTTGATCTGACTGATGACAGTGATCTGCTGCTGGATGAGCTGGTGGACCAAGCAGATCCATTGCTCAATAGCACTGATGCACCTGAGCTCATTGAAGATAGCGTATCGCTGCTGGATGAGTTAGTGGCTGACGAGGATGATGGTGCGTTGTTAAGCGATCCAAGTCTGCAATTAGAAGATGATGCGCTGCTTAATGAGCTTTTTGATGATGAAGAGATGCCAAGCGATGAGCCATTCTTGGCATTAGATGAAGAAGCGCACGACCCTGCTGATCCATTGGATAATCTGCTGGCCTTTGCCGATGACGCCGATGAGATTGCGGATGCGCCGCAGGCAGAGGCTGAAATCGAAGTCAATGATGTAATGCCATCATTGAGTGATCATCTGTCCTTTGCTGACGAACACGCTAATGATGTGCTGGCGCATGATGTTGAGAGTGAAACGCTATCTCAAGCACAAGAATTAGCATCGACTGAGCCAGCAGAGACTTTTGCTGCGCATGATTTTGGTTTTGTTGACGACGTTGATCAAGCATCTGATTTAGACGTACTTACATCAGAAGAATCAGCATCTGAAGCCTTAGTACCAGAAGATTCAAGCTCGTCATCTGAGATGGTCAATGAGATCGCCCTACTTGATGATGACGCGGCTGATTTTGCGGCTGTTGGTCAAGCGGATGATGACCAAGTAGATGTACTTGATGCTCTTGATTTAAATCAGGATGTTGCCGCAGATTCAGACGCTTTGACCGCGCAGCCTGAGCCTTTGGTGCATGAACTCAGCCTAGCTGATGATATGGCCGATGATATCGCGTTTGATGATCTCGACGGCTTTGCCGAACCTACTACCGATTTAGCGGCTGCTTTAACAGCGGATGAAAGCCGTCCTGAGGCCATGTCTGAGCAAGCATCAGATGATATTTTGGATACGCTTTCGCTGGATGCAAATGATAGTGATGATGTGCTCAGTCTGTTTGATGAAAACGATGACACAGATTTGCTATTTGATGGCGAGCAAAGTGCCGATGATATTTTGGCTGCGCTTGACCAAGATGCGCAGCAAGTAGATGACGCTGCATTTGAAGCGCTATTAGATAACGCAGGTCCGCTTGACCTCTCTTCACCACAGCAACACGAAGCGCACGCTGAATTAGATGACCTACTTGCAGATGCAGGCCCGCTGGATTTATCGACGCCAATGGAACATGACATGGATCCTTTGGCTGAGCTCACAGCGAAATCGTCACAAACGCCTGCGGTACCGGCTGATGGACTAGACCAGCCACTTGCTGAATCATCAGCGATGGCATTGAGTCCTGAGGCGCGCCTTGAGCAGTCATCTCAAGCTAATTTTGCTGAGCCGCCAGCACCTGAATTTCTTTCTTCTGATGTTGAGGATGCTGATAGTGCATTCAATGCACCCGCTGAAAGCGAATCGGTAAGCGATGCGGTTGCCAAAGCGCACGAAGATCATGAGCCTAGGGTTGCAGGTATTCAGGAACAGGATCTGCCAGCTGAAAATGTTACAACGGATAGTATTGCCGCAACTGATGATATCGCGACGGATGCTGTCGCAGCTGCAGATGATAGCGATGACGAGGTGCTCGATCTGTCTCAGTTTGCCTTTGATGAAGAGGATGCGCTGAGCGATGAAGAGCTAGCGCCTTGGGAAGGTGCTGATGATGCCGATATGGATAACAGCATTGATATCTCAGGTAGCGCGCAATCGCTGGCGAATTTGGATCAGCAGATGGCGCAAATGGCTGCAGATCTCAATGAGCAGAGCCCATCGATGGCGAGTGCTGAGCAAGATAATCTTTCGCAGCCAGCAGCCGATCCATTCGCCTTTGATTTTAGCGATGCAACCTATGAGCTCTCGGATTTACCTGAATTTAGTGAAGATGATGCCTTAGTTGCTGCGCTTGAAGAGCAGCAAGAGCTGGATGAAAACCATGAGCAGATGTTGCCGCCAATCAATCGTGTTGATGAGCAGTTAACCGAAGATATGCTTAATACGGCCGGTTTGGATATGGGCGCATTGCTTTCTGATCCATCGAGTGGCCACGAGGCAGCAGCTCCATCGACAACGCCAAGTGTGGACTCAGAGGTAGTCGATGATATGGACAACAGTCTGATGCGCGATTTAGCCATGCTTGATAGCGATGATGACGATGATTATTTCAGTCCAAGTGCCATCGAGGATGATGAGCTAGATAGCGATGCGCTGATGGATTGGTCCGAAGCGCAAGGTGAACCGCTGAATTTAGCACCAGAGCTGCACTTTGATGAAGATGAGCGTGCAGCCGAGCTTGATGCCTTTGCCGATGCGTTTGCAAGCCATGATGATGGTGATAGCAGTGAACTTGACGCTTTTGAAAGCTTTGATGCTACTGGTGATAGTGAGCTTGATGCCTTTGCTGATTTTAATCAATCCGATGAAAGTGAAATCGATGCCTTGGTCGGCACTGATGACTCAAGTGACAATGAGCTAGATGCGCTGTTAGGAGACTCAGCTGAAGCGGGCGATGATTTTAGCGCTGAGCTTGATGCTCTAGAGTCAAATATGGCGCCGCAGTATAGCGAAGAAAACGCGGCACCGGCATCGACATTACGTGACTTAAATACGCCACTTGAATTTGATCAAGATAATGGATTAATTGAAGCAGAAGATGAGCCACAAACCACCGCATCGGTGAGCAGTGATCATCTTGATTTGGCCGATCATGATGCCAGTGTGGATGAACTTGCTGAGCCTGAAGTTGAATCGGCTATGGTGGACTCAAGTCATTTAGCCCTCAATGATCATGGCGCTTTGGTTGAGAACTTAGAAACAGATGAGGCCATGCCAAGTGCAGTTGACTCAAGTCATCTTAATTTAAGTGATGTACATGAACTGACGGCAGATGAAGCGCCAGAAGAAGTCATGATATCTCCTGTGGATTCTAGCCATCTTGCGCTAGATAGTCATCAGAGCGATATCGAGCAGCTTGAGGATACTGGCCGAGATACACCGCAAGTGTTCCAGTCACAGCCTGATTTTGATGAGTCTTTCGATTTTGATGAATTGGCACGCCAAGATGATCTTGCAGCGATGACCGATTTAAGCGCCATGGCGGATATGGGCGTTGATTCCTTAATGGATGATGATCTCAGCGCAGATTTGGCCCGTATGGCTGCGCAAGAGCAGGGTGAGCCTGATGCCGTTGAGATGATGAACGACTTATCATCACTGGTTTCTGACAGTCCGAATCTTGTGGATGATGAATTGGCGCAATTTGCGCAAGGTCTGGCGGATGAAAATGATCATGGCTTTGAGCTAGGTCTTGATGATAGCGGTGAGCTTGATGATATCTTGGCCCAGCTTGGCTCGGTCGATGCAGAGGAAGCACCAGAGTTTGACCATGGCATTGCAGAGCTAAGCCGTGAAGACTTTGATGCGGCGCCTTTAAGCGCTGATGATGCTGATTTGGTGGCAACGATTGATGATTTGCAGCCAACCGCAAATGCACAGATCTCTCATGAGTTGGATGATCTCTCCGACCTGTCTGACTTTTCTGTAGATGAAGACAATGTGGTACTGCTACATTCAGCGTCAACTGACAATGAGGTGGTGATTGGTCTCAATCCAGAAGAGCAGGCTATGGAAGACATGCTCAATGATTTGGCCGGCGATGAATTTTCAGATGAGATTGCCGAATCTTCTGGCTTAGGTGGTGCGTCTCTTTCTGATGATTTAGATAGCATTGCCAATGACTTGGATGGCGCGCAGCATGTGCATTCGCCAATCGATAGCTTGTTCGATGAGAGCGGCAACGAGAGTGTGAGTGAGCTGGATGATTTTCTGGCAAGCGCAGGGCCAACTGAGAGCGATGCAGGCGATGATCCATTTGCTGAATTTGAAAACGCAGGTGGCGATCTAAGCAGTTTAGATAGCATGCTTGAGGGTGATGAAGCGCTGGCTTGGCAAACAGCAAGTACGCCGGAGCCTGAGCTAGAAGCGGAAGATTGGAGTCAGCAGCCCAATGTGCAAGATAGTGATATCGACGCCTTTGATCCTGATTTGATGGACGAAGACAGCTTTGGTGGTAGCAGTGAATTGCTATCGAATGAAGCGACGCCAGAATCTAATCTGAATATTGATGCGTTACTTCACGAGGAGCATTCGCAGGCGATGTCATCATCAGCACAAGACAATGCATCTTTTGATGATGTGTTTCATCATGTCAATGCCATGGGTCATGGTGATGATGCAACGGCCAAGCTTGATATGGCGCGTGCTTACTTGGATATGAATGATATGGAAGCGGCTGAATCACTACTGCAAGAGGTGATTAGTGATGGCGACTTAGCATCCATTCAAGAAGCCAAGCAGCTGATGAAAACGCTGAGTTAA